agtggtgtgtacaggaattagcgccaACGACTTTTGAAACaagaatttaaacaatataatgttGTTCAAATAACAGAGAACACAATAATGTACTATAGTCCTTAACTCTTTACTCAACACTCTAACCGCCTACAATACGTTGAGGTCCATAATGTCCCTTTCCCAAAATGTTCCCCTACACCTTCCGATCATATATTGGTTGATGCACTGTTCCATACAAACAAAATCCCCGCGTCTATTCGAATGTAGGTCACTccaaatattttgaaaatgtcCTAATGTGTCGCAAACATAAAGTGGCTGAcataactatggaatttgcgcGCGAATACTTAAGAAAAAAACGAGGCGCATCGCCATTATAACGCCTCGATTTGACGCTGCAAGTTTTCAGGCGACATCCACTAGGCAACAACTGACGCGCAACACGTGACGTTAAACATGTACGACAACggtgcacaacagcgcgcgacgttgccagctgaagcggaACATGTTGCTCGGCTTGTTGTTTGCTGTGGAGACTTAACGCGCAACAACACAAGCTCCTCTGGCGACATGTTATCGACGACGGACGTGTATTagatgcgtagacagacaacgttgttaaaAAAGTTCCGAGCTAACTCtcaacatcaacaacaacaaatgTTGCTAAGTAGAAGCACGGCTTTACCAATACATGATCGAAGCCTACACCTAAAAAATGTACCTAACTACACATTTGATATTTCCTTAACGTCATTGTTATAAGGTTAAATTTTCCATGCTGGCTCCCATTTATTATAAGTCTGACGCTGTTAAATGGGATCTCTTTAACTGGCCCTACTTTAGGTATAATACCACAATACTTTTAGGTACCTAAAGTGCAGAATCAATGTGTCTTATACAAAGGCTAGATGACTGCGTGAAAAATACATTACAAatcgctaatctagaaatagaagccagtctaagatgactaAAAATAAACCTCATTCGTTTTGATTTAAcacattttaattaagaattacataacaaagagtacgacgtttgaccacgtttattgatgacgtcattcaTACGTGTGTATTTCTATACAAGTTCCGAAGAAACGTATTGCTTTGtataaagtatctcatttgactaggttgtcttTTTGCCCAATACCTCAACATTTTTGCCTCGTATTAGACGACAagaatattggccccgattcctgcagacacctacttaattttattttaagccatacccgtcattttcttatccgctgaaaagaaaagggacggatgattaacaactaactgttaattttaagatgaatgagtgaatgaatgaataacccgggcgaattaaatatcCATCTCTCTCATATGTAATCCATTTGAAGTGTGTATCATAAAtttcatgcctgtcgattacccgtccctttctctTTCGGctgatgagaaaatgacaggtataacttaaaataaacttagatggcgTGTAATGGAATAAGCACCTTGTATGCTTAATTAAATAACCTAAATTAAAATCTCACTATAACACCTACAGACAAGATAGGAACCAGAACGAGGACAAAAACTACTTAGTTcccccatcaggtgtcgctactgttgagtgttcttaaatttgtACAGTTcctttgagtaaacaaacattgaggagctcggtggcgcagcggttaacgcgctcggtctgcgattgttgaagtaaagctactttcgcaaaggccggtcattggatgggtgaccacaaaaaaaagttttcatctcgagctcctccgtgcttcggaaggcacgttaagccgttgggcccagctgcattagcagtcgttaataaccatcaatccgcactgggcccgcgtgatggtttaaggcccgatctcgctatccatccatagggaaggcccgtgccccagcagtggggacgttaatgggcatCAGCCCATTCATTgtcagatgatgatgaaacaaacatattgttttggttatatttttacgctACAatcctttgcgcagcgtttaactgcaaaataaaGATCGGgaaagaagaagacttagaaaaacattttaaattttccaactgatggttgctttttttttgtaatataatataatcataactcatccttcagacgggatacactccacttTGCTCCACATTTAATAGCAATTTACCACGAATTTTATCtgaacagtatggagaactgtcaaagtttaggcacactcaacagtgctgccgcctacatttgagcttctagtttttatcctcattggacAATATCAATATTGCTGTATTTCAAAAGAACACACGCGTATAACTACTGACTACGTAATAGTGTATAACATTCACACAATAGTAAAAACATATATCATACCTAAATGAAATAATACTACAAGTAAGTAGAAACAAGAACAGTGACCTTGGGGtctaaaaatgccacattgaagcaattcatataaaaaacaatatcgcaatttgacatttgcgcagtaaaagtaagcgcgcaatgtcaacatatttatgtcaaatagcagtattgatcccaattgacaacatttcaaatttttaagccgtggtttttttgtgctatttcgaaagtacttgtttaaatagaagacacgtattttttcttttcaagatttttccactagaagttacaaaaaatattttttgaaaattggattctgccattgatagaatgaaggtagtataatgtaatgtacctttgcatgcgtatttaaaacaagtcgcaaacaaagtgtcatgttatgtatgacatttactttttttataatttttatgtaaaggtctgaacttattatgccttcctcttctgacctcgtggatttttcaatatatttctattattactgaattaaaaaatctgaaaaaatgtgttttgtgtaactcatagaaatatctcgaaatggttttcgatttaaggcaccttagtaaaaatgaaatgttgtcaattcctGCAGGtccatcctaattttattttaagttatacccgtcattttcttatccgccgaatgattgacaattggtaattttaaaacgaatgaacaACCATGGCGGCtagaataggcatctcgcttgtATGCAacacgtttgacgtgtgctgtcaacttagttctgtcgggttatcagccaatataaaatttagggagggactttttaaatttcttaaaattgacgtgtgttccataatttttatgcctgtcgatcacccgtccgtttccttttcggcggataagaaaatgacaggtataacttaaaataaaattaaatggtgtctacaggaatttgCGCCATTGTATTTTAAGATTagctgcttcaatgtggcctctgATGATAAGTTTGTATAAACTTGACAATAAAAAACTTAACACGACACGACTAAAACTTAACAAATCTATCACAGCTAATACAGCTAAGGGTTGacaaaatttttataataatttaagtataaTACTGAAATCACATGTAAACAAAATTATGTCTACTGAAACACATgttaacaaaataacataacataagataaggTCACAACATGTTGCACACTATCGTGttacatttagtgagagttacagtgtaatttgtcaaaaacgttaatatgacatatggtactaaagtgatggccagatcatagaattgatcatttcatgatgtgctcgacaatttcatgaaataaaatagaatatcattcgttggccacatcatgatatgGTTTAggcagatcaatgaacacaaaacgtttaacgatatgagcaactaaatgcatgattacttcatgatatggccaaacgttggcaatcatatcgtaaaattagtaacaatatccaccggtagtggcgctggtgtcgattatattcaaagcttgattgatattataatcgattaaTCAATTTAAtcgtacaattttccatatcgattaggcaaataattttgaatctaagaaattaatcgactattcgcatttttattaagtacatgaacaccgcctgcattaacgatatggccaaacgtagattaaaatatcattaaacgttgacgtttcatttcatgaaatggttgaacacatcatgaaatgatcaattttaagatctggccacgatatatatacatatacatattgctcgtgaccgtactaaatCTATCAGGGCGAGTATACATACCTAAGAATTAAAAACTTCATACATTTTATCGAACCATTTCTTGGCGTCGTAAGGCAGTGCTAAGTAGCGATAGTCTTTATTGAGATCATCATTTTTTTTCCGCTTGCATAAATTGACTAGTATGTCGTACAGTTCTTCTTCTGTCTCGTATATTTCCTCCACTCTCCCTCCATAAAGCTCAGTGTATGCTAAACGATTGGGAACCACAGGTACGCAGCCACAATACACTGCTTCAAGTCTGAAAACAACCGAATTCGGAATTTAAATAGTGATCAAAAACAGAATAGTTGAGGGACTTCCAGGCTGTccagttttaacgtgataattacctacctattttctcattgctcggctACATAATTAAGGtaagatataatataaaatagttcaaataaaatcaaataaaaaaatattcatttaccaaaaatcaatacaatccTCGTGTTTGGGACaacttttaagcaaatatttacttgtgttaGTTGCCCCGCTCTTCTATGTGATACATTGGTATTGATAATAAAGTAAACATAAAGAAGTACAAAAAAatgaacaataaagaaaaataagaaaataataataaaaaaagaaaaaaaagaggaacattaaaaacaagtgggtaacaaaaaaaaatagttggattactaatgtaaaaaaaaataaagtttctaGACTTGTATATACTGTCATAGATGTTCTTGTTCTAGCAGTTtcatgtcatttcttctctGAGGAGGAGAAGACTGAGGCCTtcgacaagtttatctatgataattttgttgaataaatgattctaatttcttattattattgcgtaggtttggcagacaaaaataaaatatcctgcgtggatcatatatccagcagaagttcccctaaccaagtctctgccgcatccgtcacacaatgcagctcggctataccacctgggtttctgatttctgatttattgTGTTGGAAACTTACACAGCAACTCCAAAGAACTCATGTATGGCAGTGGAGACAACCACATCAGCAGTTTTGAGAATCCCGTAGTACTTGGCTGGGCTGCTTACATATCCAAGGTTCACCAGCTTTGTGGTCAGCCTCTCGTGTAGGTCGTTAAACACCTCCATCTTCTTACCGAAAGTCTCGCCCAGAATGCTCACctgtaataaaaaaagatgGTTACGTGAGAATTAGCCTGTTGGGTAAAGAGGTGCAGTTTACAATCCTGCCACTGGATTTTTGGAAAACATAGTATGCGGGTCGACAGGGAATCTTTTACCGGATAAAAACCtggtttttattttgtgacgaacttttgtaatttttttagtttCTCAGTTTGAAATGACAAAGCGATATTAGAGTTTTACCACCTTAAGTTAAAGTAGAATACATAAAATTAGTAAAACTCAgaatataatatgtaatgtaTTTTCTATCCGCATTCCcttttctcttcttctttgaATGAAAGGAATACAAAGAGCTGTTACTTGgtatgatttaaaatataattgtaaatatCCCTGATGTATGGATCTGTGTAATGAACGTATATATTAATGAATTTGGATGAAAATCCATACAAACACATACAAACCTTGAACATGTGGCCGCTTTCATCCATTTtacacaaacatttataaaatgctTCAGGGTTTTTATCAAACTCCCATCGGTGTGGCCACACTATGTGAAGTTCATCACTTGTTTCTTCACCAGCTGAAGAACAGATTGCGTCCCGTGAAGAAAGATGATAGTCTATTGTGTACAGATCTAGAGGATAGTATATGACCGTGCATTTTGGCCTTATAGTTTGGTCTAAATCTTTGAGTCTATAGTCCGGCTGCAGGTTGAGATGACCGTTGATATGTGATAAAAACGAGTCTTGGTTGTAGTAAGAATTAAATAGAACTTTATCTGCAACaatactgaaaaataaaatcaaactcaatcatttatttcagacgataacatttttcttttgtgaCCACTTGCAATCGGTCCAAAGACCATAAGCAGGTCTGTTCCTTCATTTCATCAGTAgataacaataacaattaaaaacttAATATGAAAAAATTCATTATctcagtaaaaaaataacacaaaatagtCTCTTGTGGAATAcataatagtttttataaaatctacaatacagtgaataaagtaaaaaagcaaaattcaCCAGGTTAGTATCTCATTATATCCATATTGGAAGTCCCTCTCCTTGGTAATTCGCACCGGGAATTCCAGCTGGTTCTCATGGAAATAAACCAGCTTCTTTAACCTTATGAGGTCCGGTCGGAGGCCTAAGAGCTCTGCTAGAGGCAGCACCGATGTGCAGAACAATATCTCAAAGCTGTGATCGTGCGGTATTTGTGTTGATACGTACAGAGCCGAGGCTCTGGCTCTCCAGTGCCATTTCTTAGCTTTCATTGTGATCaacaaataaaagttttcaggTAGATCTGTAAGTAGAATAGAATTAACTATATTCCCAAAACAAGGAAGGTTACaaaagtacttacaaaaattaAGATTAATAATTGGGAtgtgtattaggttcaagataaattatgaaattctgattactaaaaaacACAGATTGAAtactaaagaaaaacattttctttttttctatataacttatttaacaattctaatcaagaaaaacgtaataagtctgATTTTATGTGCATTTTCGTACAAAGTCCATAGTTGTTCTATTGTTccaatttcatgttttgacgtttagtaaaaaattaactgatttgactagttggaaagtagcctattaaaCATGCCAACATTTACCGGATCTTGACatgcttaaaaaaataaaaagttaacaACATACAATATGAAAATCGGTATTATGTCAAGGGGTTAAATCAGTGGTACGCAAAGTTATATGAACAACGACCCATCTAATACTAGTTTACAAACTAAGGACCCCATCTAGCGAATTTAAGTATTACCAATAAGAAAAGAACTTTTCAAATAGAAAATTTTGGTACCGGCCATTGGTTTGGTCGGTTGGTGTGTCATTCTACAAGCAGGGCCCACTCCATACCTACCTCCATACCTACTGGTGGGTCGCGACTCACAGTTTGGGAAACCCTGGGTTAAATCATAAGCAGAAAAACAAGGTTTTCTAAATGATAACCAATTAAAAATACAGAATTCAGTCAACTTACTTGAACAAATGATGTCAATGAGTTTCTTGTGTGATCCTCCATAAAAAGGCTCAATTATGAGTATTTTTTTAGTATCCATAGCTATATCGTTCGAGATATGCTGTTGTTAAATGTAAAGTGAGATTTATTGATGGGGTCGGTTTTACTTGACGTTCACGGTACTGGGACAGAAAAATAGTCGgtttatttgtatcaaaatagtatttttttcgtTCAACGACATCATTgaactaataaaatatacttaagtatgaaCTGAAATAAGTTAATACTGGTTGCATTGAACAAAACACGTCAAAGCTTATATTTGACTCTGAAGAATCCTCACAACACCTCTTATGATTAATTCACTGCATCACATTATGAtggtttaattaatatttctttatttttacgtAGAAAACGAAACATTTCGCTTTATTTTTCTCGGCTAACTGCCatttgacaaattgacagcTGCTGTCATCACATCAgagcataattttttttatggcCTGGTGACAAGTATTTTgggcaataaataaaaattgctaaaaattgttttataaagGAAAATGGGCGAttctccactgatgagacttgcatgtattGTAGTTGATGATGAGTTTCGTGCCTTCCAACCTTCCCAAAGGAGTGAAAAtatctaagtacctaattatcacgttacagctgtacaacgccatctatatttttttggtgaacgtagcctggaaaatctccCATTAAGATTCTATACTGTACccattcaacaaaatattattttttaaaatagattttgaagccattttttttaaatgacttttttattataatatcttcATAGGTACAAAAGACTTTAACGAGATCATTGTCATTGTTAATTACTTTTTGACCATAACTTTAAAaacgattttaatgaaacttgctTGAGAATTAGATACCCttaaattatgttgaataatacttaggtaagtcaataaaaaaaaatattgctttacGATTTGTAGTTTCGTGTAATGCGTGGACAAACGTATATACaacaacatagcataacataaaatcatcacgcctgtatctccgaaggggtgagcagaggtgtacagtcatgagcaatataatgtacccactttaggactcgcaCTAACAAatatgacatttagtgagacttacagttcaatttgtcaaaaaagttaatgtgacatggtacctgtagtgtttacataagtacataaacacatcttattgtaatacacgtaggtataattaaatatataaataaatatgtaattattattagtaacacccagtgtcccactgcaggcatatgtaatatattataaaatacttgaatcgatataatcgattcacataattatattctgtcgtctcgggcaatgcactacgcggtggccacaattaaaaaagtaaactgtacgggtatgtacgggggtggagtgaagacgtagtgtgtggcaatgagccgatatttatttatataattatattgagacgAATACACTacagtaccaaagtgtatacattaatgctcgtgaccgtacagtataCATACATCCACTCCCCGACAGCTatgtttaaaattaagttacttaagtaaattcGGGGCACGAACCCTGGAGACCACGCGATATTATTATCAAATATGAATACAAACTCTAAGTCGCCTATTAGACTTGAgatttccaaccagtcaaatcttgCATGCTTGCAAAGGTAAAATCAAATTGTGAATAAGGCTAGGCAGCAAgtacctgtttaataaaacatacaattgtaaattacaacgacaatttggtattcattacgtagctaatatgaaactgcaaaatattcgtgatcacacactccgcaatgtacatcaaattgtcattgtaatttacaattgtaagttttattaaacaggccccaggtctatacttattgtaatattaattcGTTGTAATCTTAgtagataattataaatattaacatacttataagtttaaaaataggaCTTAAATGTTGCTCTGCCAACAGACTATTTTATAGTTTGGcggaacttaaataataatcaatGTATGTTAtcatgaatgaaaaaaaaaactatttaatgtaataaacgtcaaaacacaaaatttcaTAATACATAGATACGTGACAAAAAGTCAGACTTATTGttacttatgtttttcttgattaaaattcataaataagttaaataggacatggaaaatgtttttcgttagttttagatttgtctttatttggtaatcagattttcatttatttatttatttataatttattttgaacctagtacacgacccaattcggTAGATTACAACTCGAGCCGGCTCTCGAACCCGTGAAACTACAAGTctacttgacaacttagtcaaatgagttactttttacgaaacgtcaaaacgcaagctttctttggaatttgtatggaaatactgtcctgtgacgtcatcaataaaagcgatcaaatgtcgtactcattgttacttaacaCGTTGACTGTCCAGGCCAAATCCAACAACCTTCACGTGACGTCCCGCGgtgtttttattaaaggtagttggaaatatttcacatttataCTAGAAATCTCCGCCACTGTAATATTTCAGTTATTTTCAGCATGTATCACATGTGATGCAGGGACGTCTCGTTCTTAATTTTAGTGTATATCATACGATGCAGGGACGTCGATGCATAAAAATTAAATGTGGGTATTcgtttaagtaattattttagttttcttGCATGTAGttacttacagaaaaataatgataaacatCAGTTACGATTTATAAGCATCGTAGATTTATTGTTGCACAAAATAGTTAGCAAAAATGAGTTCCCGACCGTTAAGTGATGCCAatttatttcgtaaaaaaaatctGCTGGATCATTGGTGTTTTACTTTCCTTAATATCTACCCTATACgtcctaataatatttatttccctAACTCAGACGTCCTTGCCAATAAACGGCATACAGTCTGTTTGTATCATATGTGATGCAGgtactgtcaacgtgttaattcataaacaaaattcgaaaataagtcgaaaatcaaaatgagattgattttcgatcttcttagactggcttctatttctagattagcatttcataatttatctttgacccagtcaaatacccaattatgTAATTCACGCGTTCTTAGGGCtatcacagtttttttttttttttctactactGATCAgcaatttggctgcctaatatgtAATCTATAGGTAGCAAATtactgtaggaaagtgagaatactatagaaggataatgaatgggaatttgattgtttatggtatgaaaggaggatggttaatgaatgaaacgtaaggcagttttaaaaagtaagaaaggggtgTCGAtagtgcgatgtcggtcgggtgagaggattttgttaaaatattaagaggaaaga
This genomic interval from Pectinophora gossypiella chromosome Z, ilPecGoss1.1, whole genome shotgun sequence contains the following:
- the LOC126380122 gene encoding glycosyltransferase-like domain-containing protein 1 isoform X1, whose protein sequence is MDTKKILIIEPFYGGSHKKLIDIICSNLPENFYLLITMKAKKWHWRARASALYVSTQIPHDHSFEILFCTSVLPLAELLGLRPDLIRLKKLVYFHENQLEFPVRITKERDFQYGYNEILTCIVADKVLFNSYYNQDSFLSHINGHLNLQPDYRLKDLDQTIRPKCTVIYYPLDLYTIDYHLSSRDAICSSAGEETSDELHIVWPHRWEFDKNPEAFYKCLCKMDESGHMFKVSILGETFGKKMEVFNDLHERLTTKLVNLGYVSSPAKYYGILKTADVVVSTAIHEFFGVAVLEAVYCGCVPVVPNRLAYTELYGGRVEEIYETEEELYDILVNLCKRKKNDDLNKDYRYLALPYDAKKWFDKMYEVFNS
- the LOC126380122 gene encoding glycosyltransferase-like domain-containing protein 1 isoform X2, translating into MKAKKWHWRARASALYVSTQIPHDHSFEILFCTSVLPLAELLGLRPDLIRLKKLVYFHENQLEFPVRITKERDFQYGYNEILTCIVADKVLFNSYYNQDSFLSHINGHLNLQPDYRLKDLDQTIRPKCTVIYYPLDLYTIDYHLSSRDAICSSAGEETSDELHIVWPHRWEFDKNPEAFYKCLCKMDESGHMFKVSILGETFGKKMEVFNDLHERLTTKLVNLGYVSSPAKYYGILKTADVVVSTAIHEFFGVAVLEAVYCGCVPVVPNRLAYTELYGGRVEEIYETEEELYDILVNLCKRKKNDDLNKDYRYLALPYDAKKWFDKMYEVFNS